The following coding sequences lie in one Kryptolebias marmoratus isolate JLee-2015 linkage group LG5, ASM164957v2, whole genome shotgun sequence genomic window:
- the LOC108242655 gene encoding major histocompatibility complex class I-related gene protein, translated as MNNLLALLFFCNVTFAVRHSLKYFLTATSGLPDFPEFVGSATVDEVQEGYCDSNIRTAEPKQEWMKELIKNDLQHLEWYSLKCLGNQQVFRANMDGLKQRLNHTEGPHVLQRMNGCEWDDETGEIKGFNQYGYDGEDFIALDLKTLTWIAPKSQAVITKLKWDTEKARLEHNKNYYIYKCPDWLKMYVHHGRSVLQRKKKPSVSLLQRTPSSPISCFATHFYPDRAEMFWRKDGEEIHEGVEKGEILPNNDGTFQMSVELDISSIKLEDWKRYDCVFQLSGVKDDTIIKLNKALIRTNWVSPSEFPVGPVVGAVVGILFLLIIAGVFFWIKNNNNGFQLADGEK; from the exons ATGAATAATTTATTGGCTTTGCTCTTTTTCTGCAACGTTACATTCGCAG TGAGACATTCTCTGAAATATTTCCTTACTGCCACTTCCGGACTCCCCGACTTTCCAGAGTTTGTGGGTTCTGCAACAGTAGATGAAGTTCAGGAGGGTTACTGTGACAGCAACATTAGGACAGCTGAACCCAAACAGGAGTGGATGAaagaactgattaaaaatgacCTCCAACATCTTGAGTGGTACTCTCTCAAGTGTCTTGGAAATCAGCAGGTCTTCAGAGCTAACATGGATGGTTTGAAGCAACGTTTAAACCACACTGAAG GTCCTCACGTCTTACAGAGAATGAATGGCTGTGAGTGGGATGATGAGACTGGAGAAATCAAAGGTTTTAATCAGTATGGTTATGATGGAGAAGATTTTATAGCCTTGGACTTGAAGACATTGACATGGATTGCTCCAAAATCTCAGGCTGTCATCACCAAACTGAAATGGGATACAGAAAAAGCTCGAttagaacataataaaaactaTTACATCTACAAGTGTCCCGACTGGCTGAAGATGTATGTCCACCATGGGAGGAGtgttctgcagagaaaaa AAAAGCCTTCAGTGTCTCTCCTCCAGAGGACTCCATCCTCTCCAATCAGCTGCTTCGCTACACACTTCTACCCTGATAGAGCTGAAATGTTCTGGAGGAAGGATGGAGAGGAGATTCATGAGGGCGTGGAAAAAGGCGAGATCCTACCAAACAATGACGGGACCTTCCAGATGAGTGTTGAGTTAGATATTTCATCAATCAAACTTGAAGACTGGAAGAGATATGACTGTGTGTTTCAGCTCTCGGGTGTCAAAGACGACACAATcatcaaactaaataaagcaCTGATTCGTACAAATTGGG TTTCTCCATCAGAGTTCCCAGTTGGTCCTGTTGTTGGAGCTGTTGTTGGAATTCTTTTCCTGTTAATCATCGCCGGTGTCTTCTTCtggataaaaaacaataataatg GATTCCAGCTTGCTGATg gagaaaaataa